Proteins from one Devosia chinhatensis genomic window:
- a CDS encoding ParB/RepB/Spo0J family partition protein — protein MTDKPARLGRGLAALIGDMAVMEGARVTESASGSKRLPVDFIIANRANPRRTFDPDQLEELTNSIREKGVMSPLLVRPTDDPNIFELIAGERRWRAAQRAGLHDVPVIVREVDDKEALELAIIENVQRADLNPLEEAMGYGQLIEQFDYTQQDLAQVIGKSRSHVANTLRLLRLPEDVRGMVASGTLTAGHARTLITVEDPAGLAQQIVDKGLSVREAEALSQQRDLPKRKPTIGSSESRDADTVALERRLSDALGLSVALNHSERGGRLEIRYKTLEQLDDICVRLTGRSN, from the coding sequence ATGACCGATAAACCAGCACGCCTTGGGCGGGGCCTTGCGGCATTGATCGGCGACATGGCCGTTATGGAAGGTGCGCGCGTCACCGAATCGGCTTCTGGCAGCAAACGTCTGCCAGTCGACTTCATCATCGCCAATCGCGCCAACCCGCGGCGAACCTTCGATCCAGATCAATTGGAAGAACTGACCAATTCGATCCGGGAGAAGGGGGTGATGTCGCCGCTTCTCGTGCGGCCTACGGATGACCCCAACATCTTCGAGCTCATCGCCGGAGAGCGGCGCTGGCGGGCAGCGCAGAGAGCCGGCCTGCACGATGTGCCGGTGATCGTCCGTGAGGTCGATGACAAGGAAGCCCTGGAACTTGCAATTATCGAAAACGTTCAGCGTGCCGATCTCAACCCACTTGAAGAAGCGATGGGATATGGGCAGCTGATCGAGCAGTTCGATTACACACAGCAGGACTTAGCCCAGGTCATCGGTAAGAGCCGGTCGCATGTCGCCAACACACTGCGGCTGCTGCGTCTGCCCGAGGATGTTCGCGGCATGGTGGCGAGCGGCACACTCACGGCGGGCCATGCCCGCACCCTCATCACCGTAGAGGATCCTGCGGGGCTGGCTCAGCAGATTGTCGACAAGGGCCTTTCTGTGCGCGAAGCCGAAGCGTTGAGCCAGCAAAGGGATTTGCCCAAGCGCAAGCCGACTATTGGCAGCAGTGAGTCGCGGGACGCCGACACGGTCGCACTCGAGCGTCGTTTGTCGGATGCCTTGGGGCTGAGCGTCGCACTTAATCATTCAGAGCGCGGGGGCAGGCTCGAGATACGGTACAAAACCCTTGAGCAATTGGACGATATTTGTGTTCGCCTGACCGGACGCAGCAATTAG
- a CDS encoding ParA family protein, whose amino-acid sequence MAPRILTLANQKGGVGKTTTAINLATALAAIGERVLIVDLDPQGNASTGLGISRTDRSVSAYDVLVGESDVPSAAIMTSVPNVAIVPSTMDLLGVELTIAGQQDRAFKLRNAFKDLSGLLINDQAVSYILIDCPPSLNLLTVNSLVAADAVLVPLQCEFFALEGLSQLLQTIEQIRSTLNPRLSIQGVVMTMFDKRNNLSEQVLADVRSEMGELVYETVIPRNVRLSEAPSYGKPALLYDLKCAGSQAYLRLATEVIRRERRLNAA is encoded by the coding sequence TTGGCACCCCGGATTTTGACTTTGGCCAATCAGAAGGGCGGCGTTGGCAAGACCACGACCGCCATCAACCTTGCCACGGCACTTGCTGCCATCGGCGAGCGGGTTCTGATTGTGGACCTCGATCCTCAAGGCAATGCTTCGACGGGATTGGGAATCTCCCGAACGGATCGCAGCGTATCGGCCTATGACGTGCTGGTGGGGGAATCCGATGTTCCGTCAGCGGCAATCATGACCAGTGTACCAAATGTAGCCATCGTGCCATCCACCATGGATCTTCTGGGTGTCGAACTGACCATTGCCGGCCAGCAGGATCGCGCCTTCAAGCTGCGCAACGCGTTCAAGGATTTAAGTGGTCTGCTGATCAATGATCAGGCGGTGAGCTATATCCTGATCGACTGCCCACCATCCCTCAATCTGTTGACGGTTAATTCGCTGGTGGCGGCCGACGCGGTGCTCGTGCCCTTGCAATGCGAATTCTTTGCCCTCGAAGGATTAAGCCAGCTGTTGCAGACGATCGAGCAGATCCGCTCGACGCTCAATCCGCGCTTGTCGATACAGGGCGTCGTGATGACCATGTTCGACAAGCGCAACAATCTCAGCGAGCAGGTTCTGGCGGATGTGCGCAGCGAAATGGGAGAGCTGGTCTATGAGACCGTCATCCCCAGAAATGTGCGACTGAGCGAAGCGCCATCCTATGGCAAGCCTGCTCTGCTCTATGATCTCAAATGTGCCGGCAGCCAGGCTTATCTGCGTCTCGCCACCGAAGTGATCCGCCGTGAGCGGCGGCTCAATGCAGCTTAG
- the rsmG gene encoding 16S rRNA (guanine(527)-N(7))-methyltransferase RsmG — translation MAVADVIKPYSPYFSRPYEDVAADLESYAKLLEKWQSVQNLVSRETLKDVWSRHFADSLQLLTLTQASDRLFLDLGSGGGFPALPLAIASKGSDRKFVLVEPIARKVSFLRTVARELDLNVSVIGRRSDQIDSRETGVPDVITSRALAALPQLCAWMEPFFAAHTRALLHKGAEHVDELSESGAHWLYDVLIQPSDTDVRGVMLTLTNLRRKSVS, via the coding sequence ATGGCTGTCGCTGACGTTATCAAACCCTATAGCCCGTATTTCAGCCGTCCCTATGAAGACGTGGCAGCGGACTTGGAATCCTATGCCAAACTGCTCGAAAAATGGCAGAGCGTTCAGAATCTTGTTTCACGTGAAACATTGAAGGATGTCTGGAGCCGGCATTTCGCCGACAGCTTGCAGTTGTTGACCCTTACACAAGCGAGCGACCGGCTTTTTCTCGATCTCGGCAGCGGTGGGGGCTTCCCGGCATTGCCGTTGGCCATAGCGTCAAAGGGTTCAGACAGGAAGTTTGTCCTGGTCGAACCAATTGCGCGCAAGGTCAGCTTTCTACGGACTGTGGCTCGCGAACTTGATCTCAATGTCAGCGTGATCGGGCGCCGCAGCGACCAAATTGATTCACGTGAAACAGGCGTCCCTGACGTGATCACCTCCCGTGCCCTGGCGGCATTGCCGCAATTATGCGCCTGGATGGAACCGTTCTTCGCCGCACATACGCGCGCCTTGCTACACAAAGGCGCGGAACATGTTGATGAGCTCTCCGAATCGGGTGCGCATTGGCTTTATGATGTGTTAATACAGCCCAGTGACACCGACGTGCGCGGCGTGATGCTAACCCTCACGAATCTGCGGCGCAAATCAGTGAGTTAG